Proteins co-encoded in one Desulfonatronum sp. SC1 genomic window:
- a CDS encoding type II secretion system F family protein, with the protein MSMQFHYKAVTPDGKLTQGTLTADGEDAVALSLQRRNLVVLKVNPSTGDDDFNVSRTSKAGVGSRAESSFWAMSAPLFAGKPGSKDLIRFAENLAILLKAGIPLSRGLGVLAELMEKRSFRTVISDVSQRIRGGSSLWQALQHHSAVFPPVFVNMVRAGESAGVLEVVLARLAEYQAGIQELREYLVSSMIYPGILGLTAAGSIVVMLTLVIPKFAVIFADIGIELPMATRIMLGAGDFLQAYWLILVGLCVALGVASHALVRMPQGRLAWDKFKLTLPVLGPLFHKIEVARFSRTLGTLLGSGLSMLGAVNIGKGVVMNTVLRNALDQVYDDLKEGRMLSTALEQRGMFPLLAVHMLAVGEETGALDTMLNKVGEMYDKDLKRSIKSFTSLFEPLVILVMGLVIGVMVVSMLLAIFSINELGM; encoded by the coding sequence ATGTCCATGCAGTTCCACTACAAAGCCGTTACGCCCGATGGCAAACTGACCCAGGGCACCCTCACCGCGGACGGTGAAGATGCCGTGGCGCTTAGTCTCCAGCGTCGGAATCTCGTGGTTCTCAAGGTCAACCCCAGCACCGGAGACGACGATTTCAACGTTTCCAGAACCAGTAAAGCTGGAGTCGGATCAAGGGCCGAATCTTCGTTCTGGGCAATGTCCGCGCCGCTCTTTGCCGGCAAGCCCGGATCAAAAGACCTGATCAGGTTTGCCGAGAATTTGGCCATTCTGCTCAAGGCTGGAATACCCCTGAGTCGCGGCCTCGGCGTGCTCGCGGAACTGATGGAAAAACGCAGTTTCAGGACCGTGATCAGCGACGTGTCCCAGCGCATCCGGGGCGGCAGTTCCCTGTGGCAGGCGTTGCAACACCACTCGGCGGTGTTTCCCCCGGTTTTCGTGAACATGGTTCGGGCCGGAGAAAGCGCCGGGGTCCTGGAGGTGGTTCTGGCCAGACTGGCCGAGTACCAGGCCGGCATCCAGGAATTGCGGGAGTATCTGGTCTCGTCCATGATCTATCCGGGCATCCTGGGGCTGACCGCGGCCGGTTCCATCGTGGTCATGCTGACCCTCGTGATCCCGAAATTCGCGGTAATATTTGCGGATATCGGCATTGAACTGCCCATGGCCACCCGGATCATGCTCGGCGCAGGCGACTTCCTGCAAGCCTACTGGCTGATCCTGGTGGGTCTGTGCGTGGCTCTGGGAGTTGCCTCCCACGCCCTGGTGCGCATGCCCCAAGGCAGGCTGGCCTGGGACAAATTCAAGCTGACCTTGCCCGTGCTCGGCCCTCTTTTCCACAAAATCGAGGTGGCCAGGTTTTCCCGCACTTTGGGGACACTCTTGGGCAGTGGCCTTTCCATGCTCGGGGCCGTGAATATCGGCAAGGGAGTGGTTATGAACACGGTCTTGCGCAATGCCCTGGATCAGGTCTACGACGACCTGAAAGAGGGGCGCATGCTCTCCACGGCCTTGGAGCAACGCGGGATGTTCCCCCTGCTGGCCGTGCACATGCTGGCGGTGGGCGAGGAGACCGGGGCTTTGGACACCATGCTGAACAAGGTCGGCGAGATGTACGACAAGGACCTGAAGCGATCCATCAAGTCGTTCACCTCGCTGTTCGAGCCTCTGGTCATCCTGGTCATGGGGTTGGTCATCGGCGTGATGGTTG